In the Natronospira bacteriovora genome, one interval contains:
- the ggt gene encoding gamma-glutamyltransferase, with translation MSARYPRDSWATRSEVFSCNGMAATSQPLATEAAVSVLREGGSAVDAAIAANAVLCVVEPTGAGLGGDLFAMVWDPAEKKLKGMNASGGAPGAAGRSWFEGKGYKAIPDKGALSVSVPGAVGGWYELHRQYGRLPMSRLLEPAVAYARDGFPVSEIIATEWAANAQRLADEPGFATTFLPAGRAPRKGERFRNPGLARLLAGMAQDGEQVFYQGPAARSMSETVQQAGGLLSEQDLAAYKPEWVEPLSVDFHGKTVWQLPPNGQGIAALQMLRLLEPWDLKKAGFGSPEHVHLLVEAKKLAFADRARYYADPSFAKVPAEELISKAYNDERRRLLDANKAVRDIPAGEPKLDGGDTVYLTTADSEGMMVSLIQSNYMGMGSGVVPVGLGFSLQNRGCLFSLEAGHPNVIAPGKRPFHTIMPGFVTRDGEPWLSFGVMGGAMQPQGQVQVLINLLAFGMNLQAAGDAPRIRHDGSPGPTGKSADENGGVVHLEPGFPEGTAEALNDRGHTVQIGHGHYGGFQAIAWNPVDRIWRGASEYRKDGQASGY, from the coding sequence ATGAGCGCTCGCTATCCCCGTGATTCCTGGGCCACCCGGTCCGAAGTCTTTTCCTGCAACGGCATGGCCGCCACCTCCCAGCCACTCGCCACCGAGGCCGCGGTATCGGTCCTTCGCGAGGGTGGTTCGGCGGTGGATGCCGCGATTGCCGCCAATGCCGTGCTGTGTGTGGTGGAGCCCACCGGCGCCGGGCTGGGCGGTGATCTCTTCGCCATGGTCTGGGATCCCGCAGAGAAGAAGCTCAAGGGCATGAATGCCAGCGGCGGAGCGCCGGGGGCGGCCGGCCGCAGCTGGTTCGAGGGCAAGGGTTACAAGGCCATCCCTGACAAGGGGGCCCTGTCGGTGAGTGTGCCCGGCGCCGTGGGCGGCTGGTACGAGCTGCACCGTCAGTACGGGCGTCTGCCCATGTCCCGCCTGCTCGAGCCCGCGGTGGCCTACGCCCGCGACGGCTTCCCGGTCAGCGAGATCATCGCCACGGAATGGGCCGCCAATGCCCAGCGCCTGGCCGATGAGCCGGGTTTCGCCACCACCTTCCTGCCCGCCGGCCGCGCTCCGCGAAAGGGTGAGCGCTTCCGCAACCCCGGCCTGGCCCGCCTGCTGGCCGGCATGGCCCAGGATGGCGAGCAGGTCTTCTATCAGGGGCCGGCCGCCCGCAGCATGTCGGAGACCGTGCAGCAAGCCGGCGGCCTGCTTTCGGAGCAGGATCTGGCCGCCTACAAGCCGGAATGGGTCGAGCCCCTGTCGGTGGATTTCCACGGCAAGACCGTGTGGCAGCTGCCGCCCAATGGCCAGGGCATTGCCGCCCTGCAGATGCTGCGCCTGCTGGAGCCCTGGGATCTCAAGAAGGCCGGCTTCGGCAGCCCCGAGCACGTGCATCTGCTGGTGGAGGCCAAGAAACTGGCCTTCGCCGATCGCGCCCGCTATTACGCCGACCCGTCCTTCGCCAAGGTACCGGCCGAAGAGCTCATCTCCAAGGCTTACAATGACGAGCGCCGGCGCCTGCTGGACGCGAACAAGGCCGTTCGTGACATTCCCGCCGGCGAGCCGAAACTGGATGGGGGTGACACCGTCTACCTCACCACGGCGGATTCCGAGGGCATGATGGTCTCGCTCATCCAGAGCAATTACATGGGCATGGGTTCGGGCGTGGTCCCCGTCGGCCTGGGCTTCAGCCTGCAGAACCGGGGCTGCCTGTTCAGCCTGGAAGCCGGCCACCCCAATGTCATTGCCCCCGGCAAGCGCCCCTTCCACACCATCATGCCCGGCTTTGTCACCCGCGACGGCGAACCCTGGCTGAGCTTTGGCGTCATGGGCGGTGCCATGCAGCCCCAGGGCCAGGTCCAGGTGCTGATCAATCTGCTGGCCTTCGGCATGAACCTGCAGGCGGCCGGTGATGCCCCCCGCATTCGCCACGACGGCAGCCCCGGCCCCACCGGTAAGTCCGCCGACGAGAACGGCGGCGTGGTTCACCTGGAGCCAGGCTTCCCGGAGGGAACCGCCGAGGCCCTCAATGACCGCGGCCACACCGTGCAGATCGGCCACGGCCATTACGGCGGCTTCCAGGCCATCGCCTGGAACCCGGTGGACCGCATCTGGCGCGGCGCCTCCGAATACCGCAAGGACGGCCAGGCCAGCGGTTATTGA